The Sphingobacteriaceae bacterium genomic sequence GGCGGTGTTGGCGTTGAGTTCAGGGCCGGTGCCGCTGGGTTCCCTGCCGGCGGCCTGGCCTTGGTCGTCCACATTCTGATTGTGATATTGTTCCCGTTCAGGCACTGCAGCCACCCTTTCGTTGCCACTGCTACCCTCTTCGCCGGAAGGCGGCGCCCACCTTCGTGCCGAAAGGGCCGCCGCTCCCATCAGCGAAGGATGAGACAAGGAATGGTCTTGCGGCTGGGAGGTCGGCAGCATGCATCCCGGTTTGGTCCTGGCCTTGGATTACCTTTTCATCTTCGGCGCCCGGGTGGCCGACGTGTCCCTGGGCACCATCCGCTTCATGATGATGGTGCGGGGGCGGCGCAGCCTGGCGGCCGCCATTTCCTTCTTTGAAATCATAATCTGGGTGACGGCTCTGTCCCGGGTGTTGAGCGGCCTGGACAACCCCCTCAAAGTCGTCGTCTACTCCCTGGGCTTCGCCACGGGCGTGTTCGTGGGCCAGTGGGTTGAGGAGAAGATTGCCCTTGGGGTAAGCTCGGTGCAAATCATTCCCCGCCGTCCCGAAGCCGCCGCCTTGCTGCGGGATACCTTGCGGGCCGAAGGCTACGGGGTGACGGTGATCAAGGGGGAAGGCCGGGACGGCGAGCGTTCCGTCCTGCTGGTCACTTCTCCCCGCCGGGGCATCGCCCAGCTGCTGGCCGCCGCCCGCCAAGCCGATCCCGAAGCGTTCATCACCATACTGGATGCCCGGGCCGTCCACGGCGGCACCTTGCGGCTGGGGCGGGCCAAGAGTTTGTAGCGGTGACG encodes the following:
- a CDS encoding DUF2179 domain-containing protein, which codes for MHPGLVLALDYLFIFGARVADVSLGTIRFMMMVRGRRSLAAAISFFEIIIWVTALSRVLSGLDNPLKVVVYSLGFATGVFVGQWVEEKIALGVSSVQIIPRRPEAAALLRDTLRAEGYGVTVIKGEGRDGERSVLLVTSPRRGIAQLLAAARQADPEAFITILDARAVHGGTLRLGRAKSL